A region of Wenzhouxiangella sp. XN24 DNA encodes the following proteins:
- a CDS encoding type II toxin-antitoxin system RelE/ParE family toxin, translating to MAEVIWTEPALNDLDAIADYIAIEDPEAAARLVERVFRHGEQLESNPRSGSRPSELSGSRYRQIVEPPCRVFYRYDGKNVPILHLMRSERLLMPGRLRQRHRKRV from the coding sequence ATCGCTGAAGTAATCTGGACCGAGCCGGCGCTTAACGACCTGGATGCCATCGCCGACTACATTGCTATCGAAGATCCTGAGGCGGCGGCAAGACTGGTGGAGCGGGTTTTCCGACACGGGGAGCAGCTCGAGTCGAATCCGAGGAGCGGTAGCCGGCCGTCGGAACTGAGCGGCTCGCGGTACCGGCAGATTGTTGAGCCGCCGTGCCGGGTTTTCTATCGATACGATGGCAAGAACGTCCCGATACTTCACCTCATGAGATCGGAGCGGTTGCTCATGCCCGGCCGCTTGAGGCAACGTCATCGCAAGAGAGTCTAG
- a CDS encoding addiction module protein, translating to MSTSAKTVMDQAVKLPVNDRAALVDTLILSLDNPSPALDAELLKEAEGRLLAYQSGELAAVDKDIRPTQKRNLIIGIMAGGIAAPGAMMIGNYLSSGNPLFLLYGSAILLSCAAILIISEAKKVNS from the coding sequence ATGAGCACTTCCGCAAAAACCGTTATGGATCAAGCTGTGAAGCTACCTGTGAACGACCGTGCGGCGTTGGTCGATACGCTGATACTCAGTCTCGACAACCCGAGTCCTGCGCTGGATGCTGAATTGCTCAAGGAAGCCGAGGGTCGCCTTTTGGCGTACCAATCGGGAGAACTCGCCGCGGTGGACAAGGACATACGACCGACCCAAAAAAGAAACTTGATCATCGGCATTATGGCTGGCGGGATAGCCGCTCCGGGAGCGATGATGATAGGCAATTATCTTTCTAGCGGGAATCCACTATTTCTCCTTTATGGTTCCGCGATACTTCTGAGCTGCGCCGCCATACTGATTATTAGCGAAGCTAAAAAAGTAAATTCGTAG
- a CDS encoding BrnT family toxin, with the protein MVACFEWDSGKDAENQQKHGVGFSLAQEAFLDPKRVIARDLAHSESEERFYCFGSVGGAVLTVRFAYRNNAIRIIGAGYWRKGKRIYERENQIHQ; encoded by the coding sequence ATGGTGGCGTGTTTCGAGTGGGACTCCGGTAAGGATGCGGAGAACCAGCAGAAGCATGGTGTCGGCTTCAGCCTCGCACAAGAGGCGTTCCTGGATCCGAAGCGTGTGATCGCCAGGGACCTCGCGCACAGCGAATCGGAGGAACGATTCTATTGTTTCGGATCCGTGGGCGGAGCGGTTCTTACTGTGCGGTTCGCCTATAGGAATAACGCGATTCGAATTATCGGCGCTGGATACTGGCGCAAGGGCAAACGAATCTATGAGCGAGAAAATCAAATACACCAATGA
- a CDS encoding type II toxin-antitoxin system Phd/YefM family antitoxin produces the protein MRTELVTNLKRQATEILAELERDKAPILITQHGMPSAYLVDVESFELLQRRMALLEGIARGEMAVAEGRVVSHADAKARMGRSLK, from the coding sequence ATGCGTACTGAACTAGTCACTAATCTGAAACGCCAGGCGACCGAGATTCTTGCTGAACTTGAGCGAGACAAGGCGCCGATCTTGATTACGCAGCATGGGATGCCCAGCGCCTATCTGGTTGACGTGGAAAGCTTTGAACTCCTGCAACGACGGATGGCGTTGCTCGAAGGGATTGCCCGAGGGGAAATGGCGGTGGCCGAGGGCAGAGTCGTAAGCCATGCCGATGCAAAGGCCCGAATGGGGCGATCGCTGAAGTAA